The Microcoleus sp. bin38.metabat.b11b12b14.051 genome includes a window with the following:
- a CDS encoding glycosyl hydrolase 108 family protein encodes MSDKQASRRQHHIKWKPNLLLGILLLALAIPLPFAQKSFAQKQTADFRQRVFQTALYFTLYFEGGFSNHPADKGGRTYRGILQTEYNAYRYSRGLPPLDVTQMSEAELLEIYKYYWDSSLSGTMQPALAIVMFDTAVNFGINNSITFLQQALGLPQTGIFDARTREALKAANNKNTALQMINERIIYRYKRVQEDPSQMAFFRGWLSRDYSLWGYVNKIRN; translated from the coding sequence ATGAGCGACAAGCAAGCTTCAAGGCGCCAACACCACATCAAGTGGAAACCAAACCTTCTGCTGGGGATACTCTTGTTAGCCTTAGCAATCCCCTTACCGTTTGCTCAAAAGAGTTTCGCACAAAAGCAGACAGCCGACTTTCGGCAGCGAGTATTTCAAACAGCGCTTTATTTCACCTTATATTTTGAGGGTGGATTCAGCAATCACCCAGCAGATAAGGGCGGGAGAACTTATCGGGGCATCTTGCAAACAGAATACAACGCCTACCGCTACAGTCGCGGGCTGCCACCCCTCGACGTGACGCAGATGTCCGAAGCAGAGCTCCTGGAAATTTATAAATATTACTGGGATTCGAGCCTTTCGGGGACTATGCAGCCGGCTTTGGCGATCGTCATGTTTGACACTGCGGTTAATTTCGGTATTAACAACTCTATTACATTTTTGCAGCAAGCTTTAGGATTACCGCAAACCGGAATTTTTGACGCGCGCACCAGAGAAGCACTGAAGGCAGCTAACAACAAAAATACGGCGCTGCAAATGATTAACGAACGAATAATTTACCGCTACAAACGGGTGCAAGAAGATCCGAGTCAAATGGCTTTTTTCCGAGGTTGGCTGAGTCGCGATTACAGTTTGTGGGGCTACGTCAACAAGATTAGAAATTAA
- a CDS encoding serine/threonine-protein kinase produces MTVEEAILVLDNLVCEQTEKRLKPLQKAIIQGVVEGLTYQEIKENYPIARGYSVGYLGRYVGYNLWKDLTKVLKQAGIIEPEERVVGANLWDCMMRTVQKDPKPPAKSVDPILEKLLRMRYRIREHLVSTEYSDTYLAEDENLPDRPLCLVKRLKSQSEKTSKLFDIETRVLSRLGKHDRIPELLARFEEDGYFYLVYQFIEGQPLYQELIEGQPWEEERVIGLLKDILEVLVFVHKQNVIHRDLHPQNLIKRASDGKIVLIDFGAVKEINTSQNSNGQTKSRGGTQQEYIPPEQAIGAPKFCSDIYAVGIIGIQALTGMRPKQLKVDNLGNLIWQKNATVTPQFASILDQMVLYAFPQRYPSATETWEALQQLTVDS; encoded by the coding sequence ATGACCGTAGAAGAAGCAATCCTGGTTTTGGATAATCTGGTATGCGAACAAACAGAAAAACGCCTAAAGCCGTTGCAAAAGGCGATAATTCAAGGCGTTGTAGAAGGTTTGACGTACCAAGAAATTAAGGAAAACTATCCGATCGCCCGCGGCTATTCAGTGGGCTATCTGGGGCGGTATGTCGGCTACAACTTGTGGAAAGACCTTACCAAGGTACTGAAGCAAGCAGGAATTATTGAACCAGAAGAAAGAGTAGTCGGAGCAAATCTTTGGGACTGCATGATGAGAACTGTACAAAAAGATCCAAAACCCCCTGCTAAATCAGTCGATCCGATATTGGAAAAGCTGCTGCGGATGCGTTACCGAATCCGAGAACACTTGGTGAGCACCGAGTACAGCGATACGTATTTGGCTGAAGATGAAAATTTGCCCGATCGACCTTTGTGCCTCGTCAAGCGCCTGAAAAGCCAGTCAGAGAAAACCAGCAAGCTATTCGATATCGAAACGCGAGTGTTATCTCGACTGGGCAAACACGATCGCATACCGGAATTGTTAGCTCGTTTTGAAGAAGACGGATATTTTTATTTGGTCTATCAATTCATCGAAGGACAACCACTGTATCAAGAACTCATCGAAGGTCAACCCTGGGAAGAAGAGCGAGTTATTGGTTTGTTGAAAGATATCTTAGAAGTGCTGGTCTTCGTTCACAAACAAAATGTAATTCACCGCGACTTGCACCCGCAAAACTTAATCAAGCGCGCCTCCGACGGCAAGATTGTATTAATTGACTTTGGCGCAGTTAAAGAAATCAACACCTCGCAAAATAGCAATGGTCAAACCAAATCGCGCGGCGGCACTCAGCAAGAATACATTCCTCCCGAACAAGCCATCGGTGCGCCGAAATTTTGCAGCGACATCTATGCTGTCGGAATCATCGGGATTCAAGCCTTGACAGGAATGCGTCCGAAACAACTCAAAGTCGATAATTTGGGCAATCTTATTTGGCAAAAAAATGCAACTGTTACCCCACAGTTTGCTAGCATTTTAGACCAGATGGTGCTCTACGCTTTCCCCCAGCGTTACCCGTCAGCAACCGAAACTTGGGAAGCACTTCAACAGTTGACAGTTGACAGTTGA
- a CDS encoding PAS domain S-box protein: MAPNTLAAFLLLGSALLLLSVRRPKYLRVQILSCSAFLIAFLGFIGYIYGKALFYKIDPHIGMALHTSVALMLLSLGILFANPERGLIAVIASDRTGGIMARRLLPQAIIIPPIAGYFIMSGERLQVYSPEVGISLLSVLNVIIFTVLIWQNAKTLCTADRRRYRAKMGLIKAKSDLETQVDQRTLQLQLVNEQLQQQILDSKVTEQALQKNYNLLLTVINSTPTALFVKDIQGCYMMLNAAGASIIGKSFDEIIGRDDSELFPPEIAANITKTDRQILTAGKTQVMEEELPVQGKLRTFLSTKNAYRDGQGNISGIVSIARDISDRKQAEVANRSLAAILEATPDFVGICDLDGHAVYMNKAGRTMVGIDENEDISHRQVGEFAAPSARSTLQQAIATAISEGVWSGETAFVSASGVEIPVSQVIISHQAPDGQLAYISTIARDISDRKRTEQALQLSQARFAGILEIADDAIISVDANQKIIMFNQGAESIFGWTAAEAIGQSLNLLLPEAFATSDSHLVTNFGGGVKQARKMGNRKEIFARRRDGTEFPAEASISQLEVAGEIIFTAILRDVTASRQAEASVRLSEERYRSLAIATAQMVWTTNASGVPDEPLPDWIAYTGMSFEETRDNWTEAVHPEDRDRTIQAWTRAVETKSLYEVEHRLRAADGSYRYFWVRGVPIVAADGSVREWVGAHTDISDRVQVLAALRESATQYRQQAAQLEKAFRDLHETQTQLIQTEKISSLGQLVAGVAHEINNPINFIYGNITHASQYAKELLELLHLYQEKYPNPVPEIALSAEDIEIDYLMEDFPKILESMKVGADRIRDLVVSLRNFSRLDESQMKRVDIHEGIESTLVILQHKLKANAVRPAIEIIKDYGSFGKVECYAGQLNQVFMNLLANAIDALEEYNTKRSPQEIYASPNTIKISTSATSDTVTIRIADNGMGINQEVIRKLFDPFFTTKPVGKGTGLGLSISYKIIVEKHRGKLHCVSAPWKGAEFVIEIPISQNLSAAATENVKEMVS; the protein is encoded by the coding sequence ATGGCACCGAATACTCTTGCTGCTTTTTTATTGCTGGGTTCTGCCTTGTTGCTGCTGTCAGTACGTCGCCCTAAATACCTGCGGGTTCAAATCTTAAGCTGCTCAGCATTTTTAATTGCTTTTCTAGGGTTTATAGGCTACATCTACGGCAAAGCTTTGTTCTACAAAATTGACCCTCATATAGGAATGGCTTTGCACACGTCTGTAGCATTGATGTTGCTGAGCCTCGGCATTTTATTCGCCAATCCAGAGCGAGGATTGATAGCAGTAATTGCGAGCGATCGCACGGGCGGCATCATGGCAAGGCGCTTGTTACCGCAGGCAATAATTATCCCGCCCATAGCCGGTTATTTTATCATGTCGGGAGAGCGGTTGCAAGTCTACTCGCCGGAAGTAGGAATATCGCTGCTAAGCGTATTGAACGTGATTATTTTTACTGTTCTAATTTGGCAGAATGCGAAAACTCTCTGCACGGCAGACCGGAGGCGCTATCGAGCCAAAATGGGGCTAATTAAAGCTAAATCAGACTTAGAAACTCAAGTCGATCAACGGACTCTCCAACTCCAACTCGTTAACGAGCAATTGCAGCAGCAAATTCTCGATTCTAAAGTAACAGAGCAAGCGCTTCAAAAAAACTACAACCTCTTGCTCACAGTCATCAACAGTACGCCTACAGCCCTATTTGTCAAAGATATTCAGGGCTGCTACATGATGCTCAACGCTGCGGGAGCTAGCATCATTGGCAAGTCTTTTGACGAAATTATCGGCAGAGATGACAGCGAGTTATTTCCGCCGGAAATTGCGGCTAATATTACCAAAACCGATCGCCAGATCCTGACAGCGGGAAAAACGCAAGTGATGGAAGAAGAACTGCCTGTTCAAGGAAAATTGCGGACATTTCTTTCAACTAAAAATGCTTACCGAGACGGGCAAGGAAACATCAGCGGTATAGTTAGCATTGCGCGGGATATTTCCGATCGCAAACAAGCCGAAGTCGCCAACAGAAGTCTGGCAGCAATTCTCGAAGCAACGCCCGACTTTGTAGGTATCTGCGACCTCGATGGACACGCTGTTTACATGAACAAAGCAGGTAGAACAATGGTCGGTATCGACGAAAACGAAGATATATCGCACAGACAAGTTGGAGAATTCGCAGCACCATCAGCCCGCAGTACATTGCAGCAGGCGATCGCCACCGCTATTTCTGAAGGCGTTTGGAGCGGAGAAACAGCCTTTGTGTCAGCCTCGGGAGTCGAAATTCCCGTCAGCCAAGTCATCATCTCCCACCAAGCACCCGACGGCCAACTCGCATACATTTCTACGATCGCCCGCGACATCAGCGATCGCAAACGAACAGAGCAAGCACTGCAACTGTCTCAAGCTCGTTTCGCGGGCATTCTAGAAATTGCCGACGACGCGATTATTTCGGTAGATGCCAACCAAAAAATTATCATGTTCAACCAAGGTGCAGAAAGCATTTTTGGGTGGACTGCCGCCGAGGCGATCGGGCAATCCCTGAACCTGCTGTTGCCAGAAGCTTTTGCCACCTCTGACAGCCACCTCGTCACCAATTTCGGCGGCGGCGTTAAACAAGCCCGAAAAATGGGCAACCGCAAAGAAATTTTCGCCCGCCGCCGAGACGGTACGGAATTTCCCGCCGAAGCTTCTATTTCCCAACTCGAAGTGGCAGGCGAAATCATCTTCACAGCAATTTTGCGCGACGTGACAGCCAGCCGGCAAGCCGAAGCCTCTGTACGTCTGAGCGAGGAAAGATACCGATCGCTGGCGATCGCCACCGCACAGATGGTGTGGACAACAAACGCTAGCGGAGTTCCCGACGAGCCTCTGCCCGATTGGATAGCTTATACGGGCATGAGCTTTGAAGAGACGAGGGACAACTGGACAGAAGCAGTACATCCAGAAGACCGCGATCGCACCATACAAGCTTGGACGCGCGCCGTAGAAACTAAAAGTCTCTACGAAGTCGAACACCGCTTGCGGGCCGCAGACGGCAGCTACCGATACTTCTGGGTGCGGGGCGTCCCCATTGTGGCAGCCGACGGCAGCGTTCGCGAGTGGGTGGGCGCTCACACCGATATTAGCGATCGAGTGCAAGTTTTGGCAGCGCTGCGAGAATCAGCCACCCAATATCGCCAGCAAGCAGCCCAGCTCGAAAAAGCTTTCCGCGACTTGCACGAAACTCAAACTCAACTAATCCAAACCGAAAAAATCTCTTCACTCGGGCAGCTAGTCGCCGGAGTCGCCCACGAAATCAATAACCCGATTAACTTCATCTACGGTAACATCACCCACGCCAGTCAATACGCCAAAGAATTGCTCGAATTGCTCCACCTTTACCAGGAAAAATACCCAAATCCCGTCCCGGAAATTGCTTTATCAGCCGAAGACATAGAAATTGATTACTTAATGGAAGACTTTCCGAAGATTTTGGAATCAATGAAAGTAGGAGCCGATCGCATCCGCGACTTAGTTGTCTCCTTGCGCAACTTTTCCCGACTCGACGAATCGCAGATGAAGCGAGTAGACATTCACGAAGGAATCGAAAGCACTCTGGTAATTTTGCAGCACAAGCTCAAAGCTAATGCCGTTCGTCCGGCGATCGAGATTATCAAAGACTACGGCAGCTTCGGCAAAGTCGAGTGCTATGCAGGTCAGCTCAATCAAGTATTTATGAATTTGTTAGCAAATGCGATCGACGCCCTCGAAGAATACAATACCAAGCGTTCTCCCCAAGAAATATATGCTAGCCCCAACACAATTAAGATTAGCACCAGTGCGACTTCAGACACAGTAACTATTCGGATTGCCGACAACGGAATGGGAATCAATCAAGAGGTCATCCGCAAGTTATTCGACCCATTTTTTACTACTAAACCTGTCGGAAAAGGCACTGGTTTAGGACTGTCAATCAGCTATAAAATTATAGTTGAAAAACACCGAGGCAAATTGCATTGTGTTTCTGCACCATGGAAAGGTGCAGAGTTTGTTATCGAGATTCCGATTTCCCAGAATCTATCAGCAGCGGCGACGGAAAACGTCAAGGAAATGGTCAGTTGA
- a CDS encoding FAD-dependent hydroxylase produces MPVNQLSATTASTQTQEFDFDIAIVGGGIVGATLACALKDSGLKIAIIETQLPAAAAAKKQAYAITLLSGMILEGIGVWEQILPQITTFEQISLCDGDYPGVVEFHRPDLGNTGKLPVPKTALGYVGEHRVMLSALQESLAKNSNFSWVCPAEVVEVKYLTNCAEIQIKEEGETRTIRTKLLVAADGSRSRIRSEANISTRGWKYWQSCIAITVKAEKLHNDIAFERFWPSGPMGVLPLPGNRCQVVWTAPHAEAKALQSMDEKEFLALLEQRTGGLLGRLELESDRFLFPVQLMQSDRYVLPRLALIGDAAHCCHPVGGQGLNMGIRDAGAIGQILQQAHQKGEDIGDLRVLKRYHNWRKNENLVVLGFTDFLDRLFSNTWLPIVTFRRFGLWCLRTIPPVRFLALRLMTGLMGRPPELAQN; encoded by the coding sequence ATGCCTGTAAACCAACTTTCTGCAACCACAGCCTCCACCCAAACGCAGGAATTCGACTTTGACATAGCGATCGTCGGAGGCGGCATAGTCGGCGCCACCTTAGCCTGCGCCCTCAAAGATTCAGGATTAAAAATCGCCATCATTGAAACCCAACTCCCCGCAGCAGCAGCAGCCAAAAAACAAGCCTATGCAATTACCCTACTATCGGGAATGATCTTAGAAGGCATCGGCGTATGGGAGCAAATTCTGCCACAAATCACCACCTTCGAGCAAATTAGCCTCTGCGACGGCGACTATCCCGGTGTTGTCGAATTCCACCGCCCCGATTTAGGAAATACTGGGAAATTACCCGTACCAAAAACAGCTTTAGGTTACGTTGGCGAGCACCGAGTCATGCTGTCAGCTTTGCAAGAATCCTTAGCAAAAAACTCTAATTTTAGTTGGGTTTGTCCTGCGGAAGTAGTCGAAGTAAAATATTTAACTAATTGCGCCGAAATTCAAATCAAAGAAGAGGGCGAAACTCGCACAATTCGCACTAAATTATTAGTCGCCGCCGACGGTTCGCGATCGCGCATCCGCAGCGAAGCCAACATCAGCACTCGCGGCTGGAAATACTGGCAATCCTGCATTGCTATCACTGTTAAAGCCGAAAAGCTGCACAACGATATTGCTTTTGAGCGCTTTTGGCCAAGCGGCCCGATGGGAGTCTTACCATTACCGGGAAACCGCTGTCAAGTAGTTTGGACTGCGCCCCACGCGGAAGCAAAAGCTTTGCAGTCAATGGACGAGAAAGAGTTTTTAGCTTTGTTGGAACAGCGCACTGGCGGGCTGTTAGGGCGTTTGGAATTGGAGAGCGATCGCTTTTTATTCCCGGTACAGTTAATGCAGAGCGATCGCTACGTACTGCCCAGATTAGCACTCATTGGCGACGCCGCCCACTGCTGTCATCCCGTCGGCGGACAGGGCTTAAATATGGGAATTCGTGACGCTGGGGCGATCGGCCAAATCTTGCAACAAGCCCACCAAAAAGGCGAAGACATCGGCGATTTGCGAGTATTAAAACGGTATCACAACTGGCGCAAAAATGAGAATTTAGTTGTGTTAGGATTTACCGATTTTCTAGACAGATTATTTTCCAATACTTGGCTACCAATAGTCACATTTCGCCGCTTCGGATTGTGGTGTTTGCGGACAATTCCCCCAGTGAGGTTTTTAGCCTTGCGCTTGATGACTGGCTTAATGGGCCGCCCGCCGGAATTAGCTCAAAACTAG
- a CDS encoding CHAT domain-containing protein, with the protein MDETRAQAYLQLIHTVLTCPNGDEAQILQDNSELLDREFMQACESVAGTLTQQGQDNQANLLRNLARQVGQFLGMNDGGDSDNSEGENPQEYANFILELLQAEQDSNSDIKVIYPMLAGRQHLLNDRFAEILQQVAQNLIAEHPEAIELIVALIGNLSINIYEFPRGNRANNLEIAITGYQIVLNNRQPGSEKYAQTQNRLAVAYSNRIKGLRTDNLELAIGIYEAALTVYTLEDFSEDWAMTQNNLALAYWERISGLRAQNLERAITLYDAALKVFTREDFPKQWATTQNNLALAYSNRINGSRLQNLERAIAFYQAALTVYTLEDFPKKWAMTQNNLGETYRNRINGSRAENLELAIGFFEGALTVRAFEDFPEDWADTKNNLAMTYSNRINGSQANNLERAIVLYEEALTVYTLEDFPEKWAGTQNNLADAYSNKINGSRADNLELAIASYHNALTVRTVENFPEKWAMTQNNLANAYLCRINGSQAQNLERAIAFYQAALTVYTLEDFPEKWAGTQNNLAIAYTNRINGLRTDNLELAIASYHNALTISTREAFPQNHAETLSNLGNLYRSNQQWQLAYDTYAPAIATVEFLRGEIKSGDETKQKLAEEWNKLYLGMVEVCIELEHYTEAIEYVERSKARNLVELFANREIKPKGNIPETVLNELSRLSREIEAEQRRLEIEQINRNSNGGTILGERSLQIDSLTTRRDFTHLTKLRKQLDELIADEITPIDRGFSLTQKVELILYKDIQTLTGENTAILEWYITGDKFFTFIITQQTPTPIIWQSSTEDFEALVNWDNEYRKDYKESKPPDRKPQWKQKLASRLQNLAEILHLDQILKNIPKPCDRLILIPHRFLHLLPLHALPISHERDFESGYTDEIDSSITVSLSQSESCLLDLFPGGVSYAPSCQLLQQAKQRQRPHFSHLFAIANPTKDRYLLELQAANIRDKFKSNDFLARDDANKNAILNAKLSFANCAHFGCHGKFEPDSPLESSLVFANKERLTLLKILNLDLNQCRLVTLSACETGLTKSKTSDEYIGLPFGFLLAGSPSIVSTLWEVDQLASTLLLMRFYDNLETLSTVTALNEAQQWLRNLTSEGLEALLECLKPQIDRTFELLPKKDRTRFVNAPLDGALNRKPFPFTEPHYWAGFTAIGV; encoded by the coding sequence ATGGACGAAACTCGCGCCCAAGCCTACCTGCAACTAATTCATACAGTCCTCACTTGCCCCAACGGTGATGAAGCACAGATTTTACAGGATAACTCAGAATTACTTGATCGGGAATTTATGCAAGCTTGCGAGTCAGTAGCCGGAACCTTGACACAGCAAGGGCAGGACAATCAAGCTAATTTATTGCGAAATCTGGCCCGTCAGGTAGGACAATTCTTGGGGATGAACGATGGGGGAGATAGCGATAACTCTGAAGGTGAAAATCCCCAAGAGTATGCAAATTTTATCCTAGAATTATTGCAAGCAGAACAAGATAGTAACAGCGATATTAAAGTAATTTACCCCATGCTGGCCGGGCGGCAACATCTCCTCAATGACCGTTTTGCCGAGATTTTACAGCAAGTGGCACAGAATTTAATTGCCGAACATCCCGAAGCAATTGAGTTAATTGTCGCCCTTATTGGAAATTTGAGTATTAATATTTATGAATTTCCCCGTGGCAATAGAGCGAATAATCTTGAAATTGCCATTACTGGCTATCAAATAGTTTTAAATAATCGGCAACCGGGAAGCGAAAAATACGCTCAAACTCAAAATAGACTAGCTGTTGCCTACAGTAACAGAATCAAAGGCTTGCGGACGGACAATCTGGAACTGGCGATCGGCATTTATGAGGCAGCTTTAACAGTCTATACTCTTGAGGATTTTTCTGAAGATTGGGCAATGACTCAAAATAACCTAGCTCTTGCCTACTGGGAAAGAATCAGCGGTTTGCGGGCCCAAAATCTGGAACGGGCGATCACACTTTATGACGCTGCTTTAAAAGTCTTTACCCGTGAGGATTTCCCTAAACAATGGGCAACGACTCAAAATAACCTAGCTCTTGCCTACAGTAACAGAATCAACGGTTCTCGGCTCCAAAATCTGGAACGGGCGATCGCATTTTATCAGGCAGCTTTAACAGTTTATACCCTTGAGGATTTCCCTAAAAAATGGGCAATGACTCAAAATAACCTAGGAGAAACCTACAGAAACAGAATCAACGGTTCGCGGGCGGAAAATTTGGAACTGGCGATCGGCTTTTTTGAGGGTGCTTTAACAGTTCGTGCATTTGAGGATTTCCCTGAAGATTGGGCAGATACTAAAAATAATTTAGCTATGACCTACAGCAACAGAATCAACGGTTCGCAGGCGAATAATCTGGAACGAGCGATCGTGCTTTATGAGGAAGCTTTAACAGTTTATACTCTTGAGGATTTCCCTGAAAAATGGGCAGGGACTCAAAATAACCTAGCTGATGCCTATAGTAACAAAATCAACGGTTCGCGGGCAGATAATCTGGAACTGGCTATCGCATCTTATCACAATGCTTTAACAGTTCGCACTGTTGAAAATTTCCCTGAAAAATGGGCAATGACTCAAAATAACCTAGCTAATGCCTACTTATGCAGAATCAACGGTTCGCAAGCCCAAAATCTGGAACGGGCCATCGCATTTTATCAGGCAGCTTTAACAGTTTATACTCTTGAAGATTTCCCTGAAAAATGGGCAGGAACTCAAAATAACCTAGCGATTGCCTACACTAACAGAATCAACGGTTTGCGGACGGATAATCTGGAACTGGCGATCGCATCTTATCACAATGCTTTAACTATCAGCACTCGTGAGGCTTTCCCGCAAAATCATGCAGAAACTTTATCTAATTTAGGTAATCTTTATCGAAGCAACCAGCAATGGCAACTAGCCTATGATACCTACGCCCCAGCCATTGCAACAGTAGAATTTTTACGGGGTGAGATTAAATCTGGGGATGAAACCAAACAAAAATTAGCCGAAGAATGGAATAAACTCTATCTGGGAATGGTGGAAGTTTGCATAGAACTCGAACACTACACCGAAGCGATAGAATACGTCGAACGTAGCAAAGCCCGCAACCTTGTAGAACTCTTTGCCAACCGTGAAATCAAACCTAAAGGCAATATCCCCGAAACTGTTCTCAACGAACTGTCGCGCCTCAGTCGAGAAATTGAGGCCGAACAGCGACGACTGGAAATCGAACAGATAAACCGTAACAGTAATGGTGGCACAATATTGGGAGAACGCAGCCTCCAAATCGACAGCCTAACCACTAGGCGCGATTTTACTCATCTCACCAAACTGCGTAAACAACTCGATGAATTGATTGCAGATGAAATTACACCAATCGATCGTGGTTTTAGCCTAACCCAAAAAGTTGAACTCATCCTCTACAAGGACATTCAAACTTTGACAGGTGAAAACACCGCTATTCTTGAGTGGTACATCACAGGCGACAAATTTTTTACTTTCATCATCACCCAGCAAACCCCAACACCAATAATCTGGCAATCTTCAACAGAAGACTTTGAAGCCTTAGTAAATTGGGATAACGAGTATCGAAAAGACTACAAAGAGAGTAAACCACCAGATAGAAAACCCCAATGGAAGCAAAAACTAGCCTCCCGCCTCCAAAATCTAGCTGAGATTTTGCATCTTGATCAGATTTTAAAGAATATTCCGAAACCGTGCGATCGACTGATTTTAATTCCCCATCGCTTCCTGCATCTTTTACCCCTTCATGCGTTGCCAATCTCCCACGAAAGGGATTTTGAAAGCGGATACACCGATGAAATCGATTCTTCTATCACTGTATCCCTGTCCCAATCGGAATCGTGCCTTCTCGACTTATTCCCTGGTGGAGTCAGCTATGCCCCCAGTTGCCAACTACTGCAACAGGCGAAACAGCGACAACGCCCTCATTTCTCTCACCTATTTGCTATTGCCAATCCTACCAAAGACCGCTACTTACTTGAACTGCAAGCCGCTAACATCCGTGACAAATTCAAATCTAATGATTTCTTGGCAAGAGATGATGCTAATAAGAACGCAATTCTAAACGCGAAACTCAGCTTTGCCAACTGCGCCCATTTCGGCTGTCACGGCAAGTTCGAGCCTGATTCGCCTTTGGAATCATCTCTGGTATTCGCAAATAAAGAACGTTTGACACTGTTGAAAATCTTGAATCTTGACCTAAATCAATGTCGTCTTGTCACCCTCTCTGCCTGCGAAACTGGATTGACAAAATCCAAAACTAGCGATGAATATATTGGCTTACCTTTTGGCTTTCTCTTGGCTGGTAGCCCTAGTATAGTTAGTACCCTTTGGGAGGTAGATCAACTCGCCAGCACTTTATTACTGATGCGGTTCTATGACAACCTAGAAACTCTATCAACGGTTACTGCTCTCAATGAGGCACAACAATGGCTGCGGAATCTGACCTCAGAGGGGCTTGAAGCATTATTAGAATGCCTAAAACCGCAAATCGATCGAACATTTGAACTGTTGCCCAAAAAAGACCGCACACGCTTTGTTAATGCTCCTCTGGATGGTGCACTGAACCGCAAGCCGTTTCCTTTTACTGAACCTCATTACTGGGCTGGCTTCACTGCGATCGGTGTTTAG
- the accC gene encoding acetyl-CoA carboxylase biotin carboxylase subunit — protein sequence MGFSKILIANRGEIALRILRTCEEMGIATVAVHSTVDKQALHVQLADEAVCIGPPTSSKSYLNIPNIISAALTRNAAAIHPGYGFLAENARFAEICADHQITFIGPSPAAMRAMGDKSTAKETMQRVKVPTVPGSGGLVADEHEALSIARDIGYPVMVKATAGGGGRGMRLVREASELPKLFHAAQGEADAAFGNPGVYLEKFIEKPRHIEIQILADNYGNVIHLGERDCSIQRRHQKLLEEAPSPALTQKLRDQMGHAAVAAAKAINYTGAGTVEFLLDKSGKFYFMEMNTRIQVEHPVTEMITGMDLIAEQIRIAQGEKLQIKQNQVILSGHAIECRINAEDPDRNFRPHPGRISGYLPPGGPGVRMDSHVYTDYEIPAYYDSLIGKVIVWGRDRPTAIRRMKRALRECAITGVPTTLSFHQKILDSPEFLSGEVYTNFVEQFMNQNS from the coding sequence ATGGGGTTCTCGAAAATTTTAATCGCTAATCGGGGGGAAATCGCCCTCCGCATACTACGCACCTGCGAGGAAATGGGGATTGCCACGGTCGCCGTTCACTCCACCGTAGACAAACAAGCCCTGCACGTCCAGTTGGCTGACGAAGCCGTTTGCATCGGCCCCCCCACCAGCAGCAAAAGCTATTTAAACATCCCCAACATTATCTCGGCAGCCCTGACGCGCAACGCCGCCGCGATTCACCCCGGTTACGGCTTCCTTGCCGAAAACGCCCGATTTGCCGAAATCTGCGCTGACCATCAAATTACTTTCATCGGCCCGTCTCCGGCAGCCATGCGGGCGATGGGCGACAAATCGACCGCCAAAGAAACGATGCAGCGGGTGAAAGTCCCGACAGTTCCCGGTAGTGGCGGATTGGTGGCAGACGAACATGAGGCTTTGTCGATCGCCCGCGACATCGGCTATCCTGTGATGGTCAAAGCCACCGCCGGCGGAGGAGGCCGCGGCATGAGGCTAGTGAGAGAAGCATCCGAACTCCCCAAACTCTTTCATGCAGCCCAAGGCGAAGCCGATGCAGCCTTCGGGAACCCCGGAGTTTACCTCGAAAAATTTATCGAAAAGCCCCGCCACATCGAAATCCAAATCCTCGCCGACAACTACGGTAATGTCATTCACCTCGGCGAGAGAGACTGTTCGATTCAGCGCCGACACCAAAAACTCCTGGAAGAAGCGCCGAGTCCCGCCCTCACCCAGAAACTCCGAGATCAAATGGGTCACGCCGCCGTCGCCGCAGCCAAAGCCATCAACTACACTGGTGCTGGTACTGTCGAATTTTTGCTTGACAAATCGGGCAAGTTCTACTTCATGGAAATGAACACCCGGATTCAAGTGGAACATCCCGTGACGGAGATGATTACAGGCATGGATTTGATAGCCGAACAAATTCGCATCGCCCAAGGCGAAAAACTGCAAATCAAGCAAAACCAAGTGATTCTCAGCGGCCACGCCATTGAGTGCCGGATCAATGCTGAAGATCCCGATCGCAATTTCCGACCCCACCCCGGCAGAATCAGCGGTTATTTGCCTCCGGGCGGCCCCGGCGTGCGGATGGACTCTCACGTTTACACCGATTACGAAATACCCGCTTACTACGATTCTTTAATCGGTAAAGTAATTGTCTGGGGGCGCGATCGACCTACAGCCATCCGCAGGATGAAACGGGCATTGCGCGAATGCGCCATCACCGGCGTCCCCACCACCCTCAGCTTCCACCAAAAAATCCTCGATTCCCCCGAGTTTCTCAGCGGCGAAGTTTACACGAATTTTGTCGAACAGTTCATGAACCAAAATAGTTAG